From one Streptomyces sp. NBC_01478 genomic stretch:
- a CDS encoding VOC family protein: MSRIALVTLVVDDYDEAIRFYTEALGFRLVEDEARPDGSRWVVVAPPGADGSGTGLLLARAKGEDQRGRVGDQTGGRVGFFLHTDDFARDHARMLAAGVTFLEEPRHEPYGSVAVFQDLYGNRWDLLQPAA, encoded by the coding sequence ATGAGCCGTATCGCCCTGGTCACCCTCGTCGTCGACGACTACGACGAGGCGATCCGCTTCTACACCGAAGCCCTCGGCTTCCGGCTCGTCGAGGACGAGGCGCGTCCCGACGGCTCCCGCTGGGTCGTCGTCGCGCCGCCGGGTGCGGACGGCTCCGGTACCGGACTGCTGCTCGCCCGCGCCAAGGGCGAGGACCAGCGCGGCCGGGTCGGTGACCAGACCGGCGGCCGGGTCGGGTTCTTCCTGCACACCGACGACTTCGCCCGCGACCACGCCCGCATGCTCGCCGCGGGCGTGACCTTCCTGGAGGAGCCGCGCCACGAGCCGTACGGCTCGGTCGCCGTTTTCCAGGACCTGTACGGAAACCGCTGGGACCTGCTCCAGCCCGCCGCCTGA
- a CDS encoding LysR substrate-binding domain-containing protein, giving the protein MELRHLQHFIAVAEDHHFTRAAERLMVSQSGLSASIRALERELQTPLFVRTTRRVTLTEAGRALLGEAERILAQVRSAHEAVAAVQGVLRGTLALGTEQCIAGVHVAGLLATFRRRHPDVEIRLRQAGSGALAEEVAAGRLDLAFAYRTQADTDQLRSVSITSEPMTVLCHPSHRLARTGAAVTPDDLGGEVFVDFHPDWASRRTTDAVFAAAGVRRTVALEVNDVHSLLDLVDENLGVAVVPQHFRHKRESLTALPLKGTGEEVYETVALLPPPQATSPAARALMTLLETGTPAA; this is encoded by the coding sequence ATGGAGCTGCGTCATCTTCAGCATTTCATCGCCGTCGCCGAGGACCACCACTTCACCCGGGCGGCCGAGCGGCTGATGGTGTCCCAGTCGGGTCTTTCGGCGTCGATCCGCGCCCTGGAGCGGGAGTTGCAGACCCCGTTGTTCGTGCGCACCACGCGCCGGGTCACGCTCACGGAGGCCGGCCGGGCGCTGCTCGGGGAGGCGGAGCGCATTCTGGCGCAGGTGCGGTCGGCGCACGAGGCGGTGGCCGCGGTGCAGGGCGTGCTGCGCGGCACCCTCGCGCTGGGCACCGAGCAGTGCATCGCCGGGGTGCATGTGGCCGGGCTGCTCGCCACGTTCCGGCGTCGGCACCCGGATGTGGAGATCCGGCTGCGGCAGGCGGGCTCCGGGGCGCTGGCGGAGGAGGTCGCGGCCGGGCGCCTCGACCTGGCCTTCGCCTACCGCACCCAGGCGGACACCGACCAACTGCGCTCGGTGTCGATCACCAGTGAGCCGATGACCGTGCTGTGCCATCCCAGCCACCGGCTCGCGCGGACCGGTGCGGCGGTGACTCCGGACGACCTCGGCGGCGAGGTCTTCGTCGACTTCCACCCGGACTGGGCCTCGCGGCGCACCACGGACGCCGTCTTCGCCGCGGCGGGCGTACGCCGGACCGTCGCACTGGAGGTCAATGACGTGCACAGCCTCCTGGACCTGGTCGACGAGAACCTCGGTGTCGCGGTGGTCCCCCAGCACTTCCGCCACAAGCGCGAGTCCCTCACCGCACTCCCCCTCAAGGGGACCGGCGAGGAGGTGTACGAGACGGTGGCGCTGCTGCCGCCCCCACAGGCCACCAGTCCGGCGGCAAGGGCGCTCATGACACTCCTCGAAACCGGGACTCCGGCCGCGTGA
- a CDS encoding aldo/keto reductase: protein MYTAHPDRYADLPYRRTGRSGLKLPAISLGLWHNFGPDRPVDTQRAILRRAFDLGVTHFDLANNYGPPPGAAESALGEALKADFGPYRDELVISTKAGYLMWPGPYGEWGSRKYVLSSLDQSLSRMGLDYVDIFYSHRPDPETPLEETMGALHSAVQQGKALYVGISNYSAEQTREAARILGELGTPLLIHQPRYSMLDRRPEDEGLLDALDELQVGSIVFSPLEQGLLSARYLDGIPEGSRAASDSPFLNSDAVTEDLVGRLRALDDIAKGRGQTLAQLALAWVLRGGRVTSALVGASSPQQIEDSVAATRNLDFDADELARIDAIVRP, encoded by the coding sequence TTGTACACCGCACACCCCGACCGCTACGCGGACCTGCCCTACCGGCGCACCGGACGCAGCGGTCTGAAGCTCCCCGCGATCTCGCTCGGCCTGTGGCACAACTTCGGGCCCGACCGCCCGGTCGACACCCAGCGCGCCATCCTGCGCCGCGCCTTCGACCTCGGCGTCACCCACTTCGACCTGGCCAACAACTACGGCCCGCCGCCCGGCGCCGCCGAGTCCGCCCTCGGCGAGGCGCTCAAGGCGGACTTCGGGCCGTACCGCGACGAGCTGGTGATCTCCACCAAGGCCGGCTATCTGATGTGGCCCGGCCCGTACGGCGAGTGGGGTTCGCGGAAGTACGTGCTGTCCTCGCTGGACCAGAGCCTGAGCCGGATGGGCCTGGACTACGTCGACATCTTCTACTCGCACCGCCCCGACCCGGAGACTCCCCTGGAGGAGACGATGGGCGCCCTGCACTCGGCGGTCCAGCAGGGCAAGGCGCTCTACGTCGGCATCTCCAACTACTCGGCGGAGCAGACCCGGGAGGCCGCCCGCATCCTGGGCGAGCTGGGCACCCCGCTCCTCATCCACCAGCCGCGCTACTCGATGCTCGACCGCCGCCCCGAGGACGAGGGTCTGCTCGACGCCCTCGACGAGCTGCAGGTCGGCTCCATCGTCTTCTCCCCGCTGGAGCAGGGGCTGCTCAGCGCCCGCTACCTCGACGGCATCCCGGAGGGGTCGCGGGCGGCGAGCGACAGCCCGTTCCTGAACTCCGACGCCGTCACCGAGGACCTGGTGGGCCGACTGCGCGCCCTCGACGACATCGCCAAGGGACGCGGTCAGACCCTCGCCCAGCTCGCCCTGGCCTGGGTGTTGCGCGGCGGCCGGGTGACCTCCGCGCTGGTCGGCGCGAGCAGCCCGCAGCAGATCGAGGACAGCGTCGCGGCCACCCGCAACCTGGACTTCGACGCCGACGAGCTGGCCCGCATCGACGCGATCGTCAGGCCGTAA
- a CDS encoding mycothiol transferase, which translates to MHANDILIDAYGRVQEEVHAALDGLTPDQLHARVAADANSIAWLVWHLTRVQDDHVADAAGLDQVWLTQGWEKRFGLDLPPQDTGYGHTSTQVGKVRVESAGQLTGYYDAVHEQTLEYLRGLAPEDYERIVDERWDPPVSLGVRLVSVLSDDLEHVGQAAYVRGLLQSAEA; encoded by the coding sequence ATGCATGCCAACGACATCCTCATTGACGCGTACGGCCGCGTCCAGGAAGAAGTCCATGCCGCACTCGACGGCCTGACACCGGACCAACTGCACGCACGCGTGGCCGCCGACGCCAACTCCATCGCCTGGCTGGTCTGGCATCTCACCCGCGTCCAGGACGACCATGTCGCCGACGCCGCCGGCCTCGACCAGGTGTGGCTCACGCAGGGCTGGGAGAAGCGCTTCGGCCTCGATCTGCCGCCCCAGGACACGGGATACGGCCACACCTCCACGCAGGTCGGCAAGGTGCGGGTCGAGTCGGCCGGGCAACTGACCGGGTACTACGACGCCGTGCACGAGCAGACCCTGGAGTATCTGCGCGGGCTGGCCCCGGAGGACTACGAGCGGATCGTGGACGAGCGCTGGGACCCGCCGGTCAGTCTCGGCGTACGGCTGGTCAGCGTCCTGTCCGACGACCTGGAGCACGTCGGACAGGCCGCGTATGTGCGGGGGCTGCTTCAGAGCGCGGAGGCGTAA
- a CDS encoding adenosine deaminase encodes MTSTRIDSETIRRLPKAVLHDHLDGGLRPATVVELAETVGHTLPTTDPDELAAWYFDAANSGDLVRYIATFEHTLAVLQNREGLLRTAEEYVLDLAADGVVYGEVRYAPELNTNGGLTLSEVVETVQEGLAAGMAKAAAAGTPVQVRTLLCGMRMFDRVGEAAALAVAFRDAGVVGFDIAGAEDGFPPADHLAAFEHLRRESVPFTIHAGEAHGLPSIHQALQVCGAQRIGHGVRITEDIVDGKLGRLAGWVRDRRIALEMCPTSNLQTGAATSIAEHPITALKDLGFRVTLNTDNRLVSGTTMTREMSLLVEEAGWTVEDLRTVTVNALKSAFVPYDERKALIEDVVLPGYASAL; translated from the coding sequence ATGACTTCTACGCGCATAGACTCCGAGACCATCCGCCGGCTCCCCAAGGCCGTGCTGCACGACCACCTCGACGGCGGCCTGCGCCCGGCCACCGTGGTGGAGCTCGCGGAAACGGTCGGGCACACCCTGCCGACCACCGACCCGGACGAGCTCGCCGCCTGGTACTTCGACGCCGCCAACTCCGGTGACCTGGTGCGCTACATCGCCACCTTCGAGCACACCCTCGCCGTGCTGCAGAACCGCGAGGGCCTGCTGCGCACCGCCGAGGAGTACGTCCTCGACCTGGCCGCCGACGGCGTCGTCTACGGCGAGGTGCGCTACGCCCCCGAGCTGAACACCAACGGCGGGCTCACGCTCAGCGAGGTCGTCGAGACCGTCCAGGAGGGGCTCGCGGCCGGTATGGCCAAGGCCGCTGCGGCCGGAACGCCGGTGCAGGTGCGGACGTTGCTGTGCGGGATGCGGATGTTCGACCGGGTCGGCGAGGCCGCCGCCCTCGCGGTGGCCTTCCGGGACGCCGGTGTCGTCGGCTTCGACATCGCCGGTGCCGAGGACGGCTTCCCGCCCGCCGACCACCTCGCCGCCTTCGAGCACCTGCGCCGCGAGAGCGTCCCGTTCACCATCCACGCCGGTGAGGCGCACGGCCTGCCCAGCATCCACCAGGCGCTCCAGGTGTGCGGCGCCCAGCGCATCGGGCACGGCGTCCGCATCACCGAGGACATCGTCGACGGCAAGCTCGGCCGCCTCGCGGGCTGGGTCCGGGACCGCCGTATCGCCCTGGAGATGTGTCCGACCTCCAACCTCCAGACGGGCGCGGCCACTTCGATCGCCGAGCATCCGATCACCGCCCTGAAGGACCTCGGCTTCCGCGTCACCCTCAACACCGACAACCGACTGGTGTCCGGTACGACGATGACGCGCGAGATGTCCCTCCTGGTCGAGGAGGCGGGCTGGACGGTCGAGGACCTGCGCACGGTCACGGTGAACGCCCTCAAGAGCGCGTTCGTCCCGTACGACGAGCGCAAGGCCCTCATCGAGGACGTCGTCCTGCCGGGTTACGCCTCCGCGCTCTGA
- a CDS encoding BlaI/MecI/CopY family transcriptional regulator has product MSDEKDERRPAGELEATVMAALWAAGDPQTPGEVQVSLGVGLARTTVTTILTRLHDKGVVDRRRQGRGYAYFPVQDAQGLTARRMHTELDRDGDRETVLARFVAQLSPDDERVLRDLLESGEG; this is encoded by the coding sequence ATGTCCGACGAGAAGGACGAACGCCGACCGGCGGGTGAGCTGGAGGCCACCGTCATGGCCGCCCTCTGGGCCGCCGGTGACCCGCAGACCCCCGGGGAGGTGCAGGTGAGCCTCGGCGTGGGCCTGGCCCGCACCACGGTGACGACGATCCTGACCCGGCTGCACGACAAGGGTGTCGTGGACCGCCGGCGCCAGGGCCGTGGCTACGCCTACTTCCCGGTGCAGGACGCGCAGGGGCTCACGGCCCGCCGTATGCACACGGAACTCGACCGGGACGGCGACCGGGAGACGGTGCTCGCCCGATTCGTCGCTCAGCTCAGCCCCGACGACGAGCGGGTGCTGCGCGACCTTCTCGAGTCCGGCGAGGGGTGA